CGAGTTCGGCAAGGTTGACCTTCTGGGTCACTCTATGGGCGGCAAAGCGGCCATGACGCTGGCTCTAACCCGCCCTGACCTAGTGAACCGCCTGATCGTGGCCGACATCGCCCCTGTGACCTATTCCCACAGCCAGCTGCAGTTCATCCACGCCATGCGCAAAGTAGACCTTACGACGGTCGAGAAACGCTCTGACGCTCTGGCGCAGCTTGAGGCGGCGGGGGTTGAGGACCCGACGCTCAGGTCCTTCTTCACGCAATCACTGGACCTCAAGGCTAGAAAATGGCGCCTGAACCTCGACACGCTTGAAGCCGAGATGCCAAAGATCATGAGTTTCCCAGACATCTCCGGAGAGTTCACAGGCAAGACGCTCTTCCTGTCGGGCGCAGACTCGGACTACGTGCTGCCCGAACACCGCCCTCTGATCAAATCCCTCTTTCCAAAGGCCGCCTTTGTGAAAATCTCTGGCGCAG
This is a stretch of genomic DNA from Cognatishimia activa. It encodes these proteins:
- a CDS encoding alpha/beta fold hydrolase, with product MLQKIDYPNQSSRNPLLVVHGLYGSARNWGVVCRKLSAERPVHAVDNRNHGESSWRDTHSYLDLANDLAEVIEAEFGKVDLLGHSMGGKAAMTLALTRPDLVNRLIVADIAPVTYSHSQLQFIHAMRKVDLTTVEKRSDALAQLEAAGVEDPTLRSFFTQSLDLKARKWRLNLDTLEAEMPKIMSFPDISGEFTGKTLFLSGADSDYVLPEHRPLIKSLFPKAAFVKISGAGHWLHAEKPAEFIATVDAWLKRGE